One genomic window of [Clostridium] scindens ATCC 35704 includes the following:
- a CDS encoding pyruvate formate lyase family protein, which translates to MRIEEVLNAQEITQLAKERFQEERATDHLEGWFLAKEIMRECDEQFKDEKDCIRISKTLVEVAKKIPLWIGDYHVFAGTQDDAFARSYALINPAFSVDSFTGYCDPVAVFGDIDPMGDITQERIDDLKEYNMNTDFAKALCKAYDIAGENTSEAIFFIEQVTGHLIPDMRPVLKIGVDGLKEQIRRHKAAEADADKKDYYDAMDIALDAVLVIAGRYEELAREKAAKSEGAVKERFEVMADALGKVPRQGASNLYEAIQSFILMWQVMCLEQTPNPYAFSVGNADRIFEPYRQAEDTGRDMTAALLKHLLVFYNVADRSWAISQDLIIGGKSNTGEDMTNPTSYALLDAYYDMNLPQPILSVKLHKDTPDELYESLGRFLFTPGCLTPSFFNDDSVFEILKEKNHVEPEDLEDYSVAGCQEPLIMGKDNGNTTNSWLNMAKVLELSLNGGVSTISGRKFGKSNEENGYKEEVDVLKNIRSTFYQNLEEYVDQMVECANAASEAISLLQVPFLSALMGGIETGIDTRDTRNQGTKYNGSGCLIHGLSVVADSFAAIDRLLEERPKDAGRMLEALRDNFEHDQQMRQYLMKAEKYGNNTANVDDEAAEIAARVSDMVSSKKNYLGNPFRADWASPSTHLLYGYWVGATPDGRMAREQLGYGIDPLYGEAHSGLGFRIMSNMKLPFEKMNGGCASHLGINPNYFKTSSYEEKGLEFKNKIIGPLFYNPKKEGISPFYLYVNVTTPEMLRKVLADPKKYAPSGVYIMRIHGTFVNFLDLSPDIQEDIIKRLDMESTSM; encoded by the coding sequence ATGAGAATCGAAGAAGTATTAAACGCGCAGGAGATTACGCAGCTGGCAAAAGAGAGATTCCAGGAAGAAAGAGCAACGGATCATCTGGAAGGCTGGTTCTTGGCTAAGGAGATCATGCGGGAATGCGACGAGCAGTTCAAGGATGAGAAAGACTGCATACGCATTTCCAAAACGCTGGTGGAAGTGGCGAAGAAGATTCCGCTGTGGATTGGCGACTATCACGTATTTGCCGGAACGCAGGACGACGCATTTGCAAGATCATATGCACTGATCAACCCTGCGTTTTCTGTAGACTCCTTTACGGGATACTGCGATCCGGTTGCCGTGTTCGGAGACATTGACCCGATGGGGGACATCACCCAGGAACGGATTGATGACCTGAAGGAATATAATATGAACACGGATTTTGCAAAAGCGCTGTGCAAAGCATATGACATTGCGGGGGAGAATACCAGCGAGGCCATATTCTTTATCGAACAGGTAACCGGCCATCTGATCCCGGACATGCGGCCGGTGCTTAAGATCGGCGTAGACGGGCTGAAAGAGCAGATCAGGCGCCATAAGGCTGCAGAGGCAGATGCGGATAAGAAGGATTACTATGACGCTATGGATATAGCCCTGGATGCAGTGCTGGTGATTGCGGGCAGATATGAAGAACTGGCAAGGGAGAAGGCAGCCAAGTCTGAAGGAGCAGTAAAAGAGCGGTTCGAAGTTATGGCGGACGCCTTGGGGAAGGTTCCAAGACAAGGCGCTTCAAACTTGTATGAGGCCATCCAGTCATTCATTTTGATGTGGCAGGTAATGTGCCTGGAACAGACCCCTAATCCATATGCATTTTCCGTGGGAAACGCGGACCGCATCTTCGAACCATACCGTCAGGCGGAAGATACCGGGCGGGATATGACAGCCGCGCTTTTGAAGCATCTGCTGGTGTTCTACAATGTAGCTGACAGAAGCTGGGCGATCTCCCAGGATCTGATCATCGGCGGAAAATCCAACACAGGAGAGGATATGACCAACCCCACCTCCTATGCGCTTCTGGATGCTTATTATGATATGAACCTGCCACAGCCGATCCTGTCTGTGAAGCTTCATAAGGATACTCCGGATGAACTGTACGAGAGTCTGGGAAGATTCCTCTTCACGCCGGGATGCCTTACCCCCTCCTTCTTTAATGATGACTCCGTGTTCGAGATCCTGAAGGAGAAGAATCATGTGGAGCCGGAGGATCTAGAGGACTATTCTGTGGCAGGCTGCCAGGAGCCTCTGATCATGGGGAAGGACAACGGCAATACGACCAACAGCTGGCTGAATATGGCGAAGGTTCTGGAACTGTCTTTGAATGGCGGAGTTTCTACGATCTCCGGCAGGAAGTTCGGCAAAAGCAACGAGGAAAACGGATATAAGGAGGAAGTGGATGTGCTTAAGAATATCCGCTCCACCTTCTATCAGAATCTGGAAGAATATGTAGATCAGATGGTGGAGTGCGCTAATGCCGCGTCAGAAGCCATCTCCCTCCTTCAGGTTCCGTTCCTGTCTGCGCTTATGGGAGGCATCGAGACGGGAATTGACACAAGGGATACCAGGAACCAGGGGACAAAATACAATGGAAGCGGCTGCCTGATTCACGGGCTGTCCGTAGTGGCGGACTCCTTTGCGGCGATCGACAGGCTGCTTGAGGAACGGCCAAAAGACGCAGGCCGGATGCTTGAGGCCCTCCGGGATAATTTCGAGCATGACCAGCAGATGCGCCAGTATCTGATGAAAGCCGAGAAATATGGCAACAATACCGCGAACGTGGATGACGAAGCAGCTGAAATCGCAGCAAGAGTCAGCGATATGGTGTCTTCCAAGAAGAACTACCTTGGCAATCCATTCCGGGCAGACTGGGCATCCCCATCCACCCATCTTCTGTATGGCTATTGGGTAGGGGCCACGCCGGATGGAAGAATGGCAAGGGAGCAGCTGGGATACGGAATCGATCCGCTGTATGGAGAGGCGCACTCTGGACTGGGCTTTCGGATCATGTCCAACATGAAGCTTCCGTTTGAGAAGATGAATGGCGGCTGCGCGTCCCATCTGGGAATCAATCCCAATTATTTTAAGACGTCTTCCTACGAAGAGAAGGGATTGGAGTTTAAGAATAAGATTATCGGACCGCTATTCTATAATCCGAAGAAGGAGGGAATCTCCCCGTTCTATCTGTATGTCAATGTGACGACGCCGGAGATGCTTCGCAAGGTGCTGGCTGATCCGAAGAAATACGCGCCCAGCGGAGTGTATATTATGAGGATTCACGGCACGTTCGTCAACTTCCTGGACCTGTCGCCGGATATCCAGGAAGACATCATTAAGCGGCTGGATATGGAATCTACCAGCATGTAA
- a CDS encoding sugar ABC transporter substrate-binding protein — MKKKILSAILCVAMIATMAVGCTTKAPTSGGDDKKDTEKKDSYKVGISIQSLKNDYWAGVMGKLEDLLKEKGWDYTLQDCTNNSATQISQVENFITSGCDLIMVHPSDADALETVCQEALDAGIKVMCWDDPMENTTANWILDNTALGNEIGKTAAAFINEHYTADKPAEVCVIGKPSTKVLLERANGIKEGLEKNCDKGNYEIVAEVDGLEANEAQSNVETVLQAHPDCSVFVGVGAGAMIGSNEALLQKFGGAGKIPENVGVITTDVTPQQLESLKAGDEAVRAIIGFEGSSLDTATACMKMYERILDGEDFSGDNHNVQRPTMEINLDNIDDIMKGM, encoded by the coding sequence ATGAAGAAAAAAATCTTAAGTGCAATCCTTTGCGTGGCAATGATTGCAACGATGGCTGTTGGTTGTACAACCAAGGCGCCAACCTCAGGCGGAGACGACAAGAAGGATACTGAGAAGAAAGACAGTTACAAAGTTGGTATCTCTATCCAGTCTCTGAAAAACGATTACTGGGCAGGTGTAATGGGCAAACTTGAGGATCTTCTGAAGGAAAAGGGATGGGACTATACCTTACAGGATTGTACGAACAACTCCGCAACACAGATTAGCCAGGTAGAGAACTTCATCACATCAGGATGCGACCTGATCATGGTTCATCCATCTGATGCAGACGCACTTGAGACAGTGTGCCAGGAAGCTCTTGATGCAGGAATCAAGGTAATGTGCTGGGATGATCCAATGGAGAATACCACTGCAAACTGGATTCTTGACAACACTGCACTTGGTAATGAAATCGGAAAAACAGCTGCTGCATTCATCAACGAGCATTACACAGCAGACAAGCCGGCAGAAGTTTGCGTAATCGGCAAGCCGTCTACAAAGGTTCTGTTAGAGAGAGCAAATGGTATCAAAGAAGGTCTGGAAAAGAACTGCGACAAAGGAAACTACGAGATCGTAGCAGAGGTTGACGGACTGGAAGCAAACGAGGCACAGTCTAACGTTGAGACCGTTCTTCAGGCTCATCCTGACTGCTCTGTATTCGTAGGAGTTGGCGCAGGCGCTATGATCGGATCAAATGAAGCATTACTTCAGAAATTCGGCGGAGCTGGCAAGATTCCGGAAAATGTAGGCGTTATCACGACAGACGTTACTCCTCAGCAGTTAGAATCCCTTAAGGCTGGAGATGAGGCTGTAAGAGCTATTATCGGATTTGAAGGATCCAGTTTAGACACAGCTACAGCTTGTATGAAAATGTATGAGAGAATCTTAGATGGAGAAGATTTCTCAGGCGACAATCATAATGTTCAGAGACCTACGATGGAAATCAACCTGGACAACATTGACGACATCATGAAGGGAATGTAA
- a CDS encoding glycyl-radical enzyme activating protein — MKIFQKGFNYSQDGDGNRLVYHLQGCNMNCPWCSNPEGMKMEGVIVADEEWLLPSICPHHAIREHKVDRAICDSCEGKECIRQHDTKGMYLSYKEETVEEVIGEACANEMMFYDGGGVTFTGGEATVQFQELTDALKGLKEKDIHTAIETNGTHPRLPELFPYIGQLIMDCKHCDASKHQRYTGISNERIMENIRRAAKEHPGLHVRVPLIGGFNDSELEREQFLDFFREIKGDNVTFEVLSYHEFGKKKWHQCGWEYKMTDEAHVDEASVRRFRKAMEESGVRYRRT; from the coding sequence ATGAAGATATTCCAGAAAGGTTTTAATTATTCTCAGGACGGAGATGGGAATCGCCTGGTCTACCATCTCCAAGGCTGTAACATGAATTGCCCGTGGTGCTCGAATCCAGAGGGCATGAAGATGGAGGGCGTGATCGTGGCGGACGAAGAGTGGCTTCTTCCATCCATCTGCCCCCATCACGCAATCCGCGAGCACAAGGTAGACAGGGCCATTTGCGATAGCTGCGAAGGAAAAGAATGCATCCGGCAGCACGATACCAAAGGAATGTACCTGTCGTATAAAGAGGAGACGGTAGAAGAGGTCATTGGGGAAGCATGCGCAAATGAGATGATGTTCTATGACGGGGGCGGCGTCACCTTTACGGGAGGCGAGGCCACCGTGCAATTTCAAGAACTGACAGACGCCTTGAAGGGATTGAAGGAAAAGGACATCCATACCGCGATTGAGACGAATGGCACACACCCGAGGCTTCCGGAACTATTTCCCTATATAGGCCAGTTGATTATGGACTGCAAGCATTGTGATGCCTCCAAGCATCAAAGATATACCGGCATATCAAACGAGAGGATCATGGAGAATATCCGCCGGGCAGCAAAAGAGCATCCAGGACTCCATGTCCGGGTTCCGCTGATCGGAGGTTTCAATGACAGCGAGTTGGAACGGGAGCAGTTTCTTGATTTCTTCCGGGAGATTAAAGGAGATAACGTGACTTTTGAAGTCCTGTCCTATCACGAATTTGGCAAAAAGAAATGGCATCAGTGCGGATGGGAATATAAGATGACGGACGAAGCCCATGTGGATGAAGCGTCGGTCAGGAGATTCCGGAAGGCAATGGAAGAGTCGGGCGTCCGCTACAGAAGGACTTAA
- a CDS encoding ABC transporter permease, whose translation MKDKVVYQLKDKAIWVVLAVLVVAFTIANPRFVNPNNLFSLLRQVSMFGIASIGMTFVILLGDIDLSIGSIITFVNIICAYFMVHMGMNMWLAILITLVVSTLIGTLNGFMVSTVGIPALIATFATQTAFQGLAYLVSGGLPVNGFTESFKIFGQGYIGIVPVPVIIMVICFALGSFILNKTYFGRYFYAVGGNVEAARLSGIRVGRIKYLVFSISGFFAGLAGIVMLSRTNSGMPNAGLGYEFDVITCVVLGGVSVAGGYGKISGVVAGTFIIGALQNGMVLMNINSFIQDIVMGVVLALAVGFDCIQKRRQTT comes from the coding sequence ATGAAAGATAAAGTTGTATACCAATTAAAAGATAAAGCGATTTGGGTCGTACTTGCAGTTCTCGTTGTAGCATTTACAATTGCAAATCCAAGATTTGTTAATCCTAATAACTTATTTTCATTGCTCCGTCAGGTTTCTATGTTCGGTATTGCTTCCATCGGTATGACATTTGTTATCCTGCTTGGAGATATTGATCTGTCAATTGGCTCGATTATTACATTTGTAAATATTATTTGTGCTTATTTTATGGTACATATGGGAATGAATATGTGGCTTGCCATACTGATTACTCTTGTAGTATCAACTCTGATTGGTACATTGAATGGATTTATGGTATCTACAGTTGGCATTCCAGCCCTGATTGCTACCTTTGCTACCCAGACAGCGTTCCAAGGTTTGGCGTATCTCGTGAGCGGAGGACTTCCGGTAAATGGATTTACAGAGTCATTTAAGATATTTGGGCAGGGATATATCGGCATCGTTCCAGTTCCTGTAATTATTATGGTTATCTGCTTTGCATTAGGTTCCTTTATTCTGAATAAGACATATTTTGGACGCTACTTTTATGCAGTTGGCGGTAACGTAGAGGCGGCTAGATTATCCGGTATCCGTGTAGGAAGAATTAAATATCTGGTATTTTCTATATCAGGTTTCTTTGCAGGACTTGCAGGTATCGTTATGCTGTCACGTACAAATTCAGGAATGCCTAACGCAGGTCTGGGATATGAATTTGATGTTATCACTTGCGTAGTTCTTGGCGGCGTATCCGTAGCAGGTGGTTATGGAAAGATATCAGGCGTTGTGGCAGGTACATTTATTATCGGTGCTCTTCAGAACGGAATGGTACTTATGAATATTAACTCCTTTATACAGGATATTGTCATGGGTGTCGTACTTGCGCTTGCAGTTGGATTTGACTGTATCCAGAAGAGAAGACAGACGACTTAG
- the xylB gene encoding xylulokinase: protein MNYYLGIDIGTSSVKSLLMDARGNIAGTSQIGYDIIKSSLKHAEQNMEELWAAARRTIADIVKRYPEESAKIQGISYSGQMHGLVMVDKDGRLIRNAIIWADQRSAEEIEKIYQTVGKDAYRSVALNSLSTGFLISSLMWVKEHEPENYEKIHTVMFPKDYIRYRMCGELGTDMSDASSGAIFDTRNRQWAWELIEKLGIRKEIFSECRESSEIAGEVTEDCAADTGLRAGIKIAYGGGDTLMQGVGNGIIAPGTLAANIGTACQLSGGFHEPVYDKEFRTNTFCHVKKDLWMLMGAHLSGGVAMKWLMNQILDVGAFDEMTALAATVPAGSEGMVFLPYLSGERTPYNDPDAKGIYFGMTLKHTRAHMIRSTMEGIVFGLRSSIEIFKGLGIEYHKIIASGGGARGPLFLQMQADIFDCDIYTNQGSEQAGIGAAITAAVACGEYKDYEEACAKLVHMKDEAVSPIRENQKYYEEQFAVYRELYRHNQDLFHLKG, encoded by the coding sequence ATGAATTATTATTTAGGAATAGATATTGGGACTTCCAGTGTAAAATCGCTGCTTATGGATGCCAGGGGAAACATTGCCGGTACCTCGCAGATCGGATATGATATTATAAAAAGCAGCCTTAAGCATGCGGAACAGAACATGGAGGAACTTTGGGCGGCTGCAAGGAGGACGATCGCGGATATCGTAAAGAGGTATCCGGAAGAATCTGCGAAGATTCAGGGAATCAGTTACTCAGGGCAGATGCATGGGCTGGTCATGGTGGATAAGGATGGAAGACTGATCCGCAATGCCATCATATGGGCGGATCAGAGGTCGGCGGAAGAGATTGAGAAGATCTATCAGACTGTGGGGAAGGATGCGTACCGGAGCGTGGCCTTGAATTCTCTGAGCACGGGATTTTTGATCTCCTCGCTGATGTGGGTGAAGGAGCATGAGCCTGAGAATTATGAAAAAATCCATACGGTCATGTTTCCGAAGGATTATATCCGCTACCGGATGTGCGGGGAACTTGGGACGGATATGTCGGATGCATCCAGCGGAGCCATCTTTGATACCCGTAATCGGCAATGGGCCTGGGAATTAATCGAGAAGCTTGGAATCAGGAAAGAGATATTCTCTGAATGCCGGGAGTCTTCCGAGATTGCGGGGGAAGTGACAGAAGACTGCGCGGCCGACACCGGGCTAAGGGCCGGAATCAAGATTGCGTACGGGGGAGGAGATACGCTGATGCAGGGCGTAGGCAATGGCATCATTGCGCCGGGAACCCTGGCGGCCAATATCGGAACGGCCTGCCAGCTATCAGGGGGATTCCATGAGCCGGTATACGACAAAGAGTTCCGCACCAATACGTTCTGCCATGTGAAGAAGGATCTGTGGATGCTGATGGGTGCCCATCTTAGCGGCGGGGTTGCCATGAAGTGGCTGATGAATCAGATCCTGGATGTGGGCGCCTTCGATGAGATGACGGCGCTGGCGGCCACGGTTCCGGCTGGGAGTGAGGGTATGGTGTTCCTTCCGTATCTGAGCGGAGAGAGGACGCCATACAATGACCCGGACGCAAAGGGGATTTATTTCGGAATGACCTTGAAGCATACAAGGGCCCATATGATACGCAGCACGATGGAGGGTATTGTGTTTGGCCTTCGCTCTTCCATCGAGATATTTAAAGGACTTGGCATTGAGTATCACAAGATTATTGCCTCCGGAGGCGGCGCAAGAGGGCCGCTCTTTCTGCAGATGCAGGCGGATATCTTCGACTGTGACATATATACCAACCAGGGAAGCGAGCAGGCGGGGATCGGCGCTGCCATCACGGCTGCGGTAGCGTGCGGAGAATATAAAGACTATGAAGAGGCCTGCGCGAAACTGGTACATATGAAGGACGAGGCAGTATCCCCCATCCGCGAGAACCAGAAGTATTACGAAGAGCAATTCGCGGTATATCGGGAACTGTACCGCCACAATCAGGATTTGTTCCATTTGAAAGGGTAG
- a CDS encoding sugar ABC transporter ATP-binding protein, translated as MSEEYVLQLEHIRKEYPGVVALKDVTLELKKGEILALIGENGAGKSTLIKCCSGAVIPTSGKIIVNGKEFTSMTPQLAAENGIAIIYQEFNNVKELSAAENLFLGRPIRKGVVVDKKAMEREAAKAFEQLQIKIDPKALMKNLTVGYQQMVEIAKAIQQDAKILIMDEPSAPLTSAEVESMFRVVEKLRKEGISIVYISHRLEEIYRLSDRILVLRDGEYVKTLITKDSEVQELIKLMVGRELTETYPPRENCVDNNEVVLELKNVTGNGDNNISLKIHKGEIVGLGGLVGAGRTELAQVIFGAAQKTSGQIVFKGKEINPKSPREAIDLGIALVPEDRKRHGAMLGISIKNNINMPIYERTARLSVINSKLEMETAQKYQKSMAIKTPTLNQLVKNLSGGNQQKVILARWLAADSELIIFDEPTRGIDVGAKYEIYKLMNDLVEKEGKAILMISSEMEELMGMSDRIVVLSEGVMTGELNKSEFNQETIMAYASAARMEEG; from the coding sequence ATGAGCGAAGAATATGTATTGCAGTTAGAGCATATAAGAAAAGAATACCCGGGTGTCGTGGCACTGAAAGATGTTACGTTGGAACTGAAGAAGGGTGAGATACTGGCACTTATTGGAGAAAATGGTGCTGGAAAATCTACATTGATCAAGTGTTGCTCGGGGGCAGTTATCCCGACTTCCGGTAAGATTATCGTGAATGGGAAAGAATTTACGAGCATGACACCACAGCTTGCGGCAGAAAATGGAATTGCGATTATTTATCAGGAATTTAATAACGTTAAGGAACTGTCAGCGGCGGAAAACCTCTTCCTGGGCAGGCCCATCAGAAAAGGTGTCGTAGTTGACAAGAAGGCGATGGAGAGGGAAGCTGCGAAGGCATTTGAACAACTTCAGATTAAAATCGACCCAAAAGCGTTGATGAAAAATCTGACAGTAGGTTATCAGCAGATGGTTGAGATTGCCAAAGCGATCCAGCAGGATGCTAAGATATTGATTATGGATGAGCCTTCTGCACCTCTTACGAGTGCGGAAGTTGAGAGTATGTTCCGGGTGGTAGAAAAACTGCGTAAAGAAGGAATTTCTATTGTCTACATATCTCATAGATTGGAAGAGATCTATCGCTTATCAGATAGAATTCTGGTTTTGCGTGATGGCGAGTATGTCAAGACTCTCATTACAAAAGACAGCGAGGTTCAGGAACTGATCAAACTAATGGTTGGGCGTGAACTTACAGAGACGTATCCTCCACGTGAAAACTGCGTTGATAACAACGAAGTGGTGCTGGAGTTAAAAAATGTTACTGGAAACGGAGACAATAATATAAGCCTGAAGATCCACAAAGGCGAGATCGTAGGCCTTGGAGGCCTGGTAGGAGCCGGGCGGACAGAACTGGCGCAAGTAATATTTGGGGCCGCTCAGAAAACGTCAGGTCAGATAGTATTTAAGGGTAAGGAAATTAATCCAAAGAGTCCAAGAGAAGCAATTGATCTTGGAATCGCGCTTGTTCCGGAAGACAGGAAGCGTCACGGCGCGATGCTTGGGATATCAATTAAAAATAATATTAATATGCCTATATATGAAAGGACTGCACGCCTCAGCGTTATTAATTCAAAACTGGAGATGGAGACAGCCCAGAAATATCAGAAGAGTATGGCAATCAAGACACCTACTCTGAACCAGCTTGTAAAGAACTTAAGCGGAGGCAATCAGCAGAAAGTTATTCTTGCAAGATGGCTGGCGGCGGATTCAGAACTGATCATCTTCGATGAGCCTACGAGAGGTATCGATGTCGGTGCGAAGTACGAGATATATAAGTTGATGAACGACTTGGTAGAAAAAGAAGGAAAGGCAATTCTGATGATTTCTTCCGAGATGGAAGAACTGATGGGTATGTCAGACAGAATTGTTGTGCTGTCGGAAGGCGTGATGACTGGCGAACTTAATAAAAGCGAGTTCAATCAGGAGACTATTATGGCATATGCGTCCGCAGCAAGAATGGAGGAGGGTTAA
- a CDS encoding ROK family protein encodes MKKSQLIYHYIREQESVSKQDIVIGLRLSLPTITQNLQYLEQIRLIDTSKKFPSTGERGRNATAYTYLKEARAAIGVYLTGHHINSVAVDLSGDVIRMVRERREFDLGDDGYLRKIGETVEKVKQEAGISDENLLGVGIAVPGLVSEDGEEAIYGRTLNFTGRTRKEIAKYIPYRNRLFHDSNAAGYAEVWISKDICNAFYISLSNSVGGAAIVDKNIYEGNRQKGGEIGHMTVVPEGGELCYCGRRGCFDTVCRSTNLDQYTDGNLEQFFELLEAGDKGAAQLWDQYLDDLSLGIHNIRVLFDSVIILGGYVGAYIENYMDELCRRVDERDAFDEKAKDYLVPCKYTVESAAAGAAIFYIDEFFNTI; translated from the coding sequence TTGAAGAAAAGTCAGTTAATATATCACTATATAAGGGAACAGGAGTCGGTATCCAAGCAAGACATCGTCATAGGATTGAGGCTCAGCCTGCCAACAATCACGCAGAATCTCCAGTATCTGGAGCAGATACGGCTAATCGATACATCCAAGAAGTTTCCAAGCACTGGGGAGCGGGGAAGGAACGCCACGGCATACACCTATCTGAAAGAGGCCAGAGCGGCTATCGGAGTGTATCTGACAGGGCATCATATTAACAGTGTCGCGGTAGATCTGTCCGGCGATGTGATACGGATGGTAAGAGAGCGGAGAGAATTTGATTTGGGAGATGACGGTTATCTGAGGAAGATTGGAGAGACTGTCGAGAAGGTAAAACAGGAAGCGGGCATCAGCGATGAGAACCTTCTGGGAGTGGGAATTGCGGTTCCTGGCCTCGTTTCTGAGGACGGGGAGGAGGCAATCTATGGCCGTACCTTGAATTTTACAGGCCGTACCCGGAAGGAGATTGCAAAGTATATTCCTTACAGGAACCGCTTATTTCACGATTCCAATGCTGCCGGGTATGCAGAAGTGTGGATATCCAAGGATATATGCAATGCATTCTACATCAGTCTCAGCAACAGCGTCGGCGGAGCAGCTATCGTGGATAAGAATATTTACGAAGGCAACCGGCAAAAAGGCGGAGAGATCGGACATATGACGGTGGTTCCTGAGGGCGGCGAATTATGCTACTGTGGAAGGCGGGGATGCTTTGATACGGTCTGCCGGTCAACGAATCTGGATCAGTATACGGACGGGAATCTGGAACAGTTTTTTGAACTGCTGGAAGCAGGGGATAAAGGTGCTGCCCAGTTGTGGGATCAGTATCTGGATGATCTGTCTCTTGGCATACACAACATACGCGTGCTGTTTGATTCTGTAATTATACTTGGCGGGTATGTTGGCGCATATATAGAGAACTATATGGATGAACTGTGCAGGAGAGTGGATGAAAGGGATGCTTTTGATGAGAAGGCTAAAGATTATCTGGTTCCCTGCAAGTATACAGTGGAGTCTGCGGCTGCGGGAGCGGCAATCTTTTATATTGATGAGTTTTTTAATACGATTTAG
- a CDS encoding zinc-dependent alcohol dehydrogenase family protein translates to MKAAVYHGKHDLRVEEVPEKELKDNEVMIQVKYCGVCGTDIHIFNGDGGSSAVTPPLIPGHEFSGVVAKVGSGVTKFKVGDRVSGDPNDMCAECYFCKNAKQHFCTNNIGVGTTVDGGFAEYVVMREKQVYKFSDSLSFIEAAMAEPISCCLHGIDLCNIKYGDTVLVMGGGPIGMIMLQLAKNAGASKVILSEPVEEKRELALKLGATKVINPMEEDVKAVLDEYCENVDVVIECVGNIHTQEDAIQFAGKAATVMFFGLAAPGESFPMKPDDIFKKELTVTSSYINPYTFERAISVLESKTIDLESLITNIVPLDDIVDVFTKPEYRRTGKVMIQVS, encoded by the coding sequence ATGAAAGCAGCAGTTTATCATGGAAAGCACGACCTAAGAGTAGAAGAAGTTCCGGAAAAAGAATTAAAAGACAATGAGGTCATGATTCAAGTGAAGTATTGTGGCGTATGTGGAACGGATATACATATTTTTAACGGGGATGGGGGATCCTCGGCTGTTACTCCTCCGCTGATTCCGGGCCATGAATTTTCCGGCGTTGTGGCGAAGGTTGGAAGCGGCGTTACCAAATTCAAAGTTGGCGACCGGGTAAGCGGCGACCCGAATGATATGTGCGCAGAGTGCTATTTCTGCAAGAATGCGAAGCAGCATTTCTGCACCAATAATATCGGAGTTGGAACTACGGTAGACGGAGGATTTGCAGAGTATGTGGTTATGAGAGAGAAACAGGTATACAAGTTCTCCGATAGCCTGAGTTTTATAGAGGCAGCGATGGCGGAGCCTATCTCCTGCTGCCTGCATGGGATTGACCTGTGCAACATCAAGTATGGGGATACCGTGCTGGTAATGGGAGGAGGCCCTATCGGAATGATCATGCTGCAGCTGGCTAAGAACGCCGGAGCATCAAAGGTGATCCTGTCCGAGCCGGTGGAAGAGAAGCGTGAGCTGGCATTAAAACTGGGCGCGACAAAGGTCATTAATCCGATGGAAGAGGATGTGAAGGCAGTCCTGGATGAGTACTGCGAGAACGTGGATGTAGTCATCGAGTGCGTTGGAAATATCCACACCCAGGAAGACGCCATCCAGTTCGCGGGAAAAGCGGCAACGGTAATGTTCTTCGGACTTGCCGCGCCGGGAGAGAGTTTCCCGATGAAGCCGGATGACATCTTCAAAAAGGAATTGACGGTAACGTCTTCCTATATCAATCCATATACATTTGAGAGGGCAATCTCAGTTCTGGAATCCAAGACCATTGATTTGGAAAGCCTGATCACCAACATTGTTCCACTGGATGACATTGTGGATGTATTTACAAAGCCGGAATACAGAAGAACCGGAAAGGTTATGATTCAGGTTTCATAA